From the genome of Sulfurovum sp. NBC37-1, one region includes:
- a CDS encoding DUF4381 domain-containing protein: MSTDVNKTLEALGSLDKLHDIITPEPVGFFPLASGWYILLALLAAWLFHVGFLRYKAYQRNRYRRDALNELGSEKSASELLSLAKRVALSAYGREQVARLSGEAWWNFMETYSQTQVPQSLRDEADKVLYLPGYEISPEDHSALYKVTKVWISTHKGGKA; the protein is encoded by the coding sequence ATGTCTACCGATGTGAACAAAACGCTCGAAGCATTGGGATCGCTCGACAAGTTACATGATATTATCACCCCCGAACCCGTTGGGTTTTTCCCTTTGGCATCGGGATGGTACATCCTCTTGGCACTGCTGGCGGCCTGGCTCTTTCATGTCGGTTTCCTGCGCTACAAAGCCTACCAGAGGAACCGTTACCGAAGAGACGCACTGAATGAACTCGGGAGTGAGAAAAGCGCTTCGGAGTTGCTCTCTCTTGCCAAGCGTGTGGCACTCTCCGCCTATGGCAGGGAACAGGTCGCCAGACTTTCCGGCGAGGCATGGTGGAACTTCATGGAAACATATTCCCAAACACAAGTCCCGCAATCCCTGCGCGACGAAGCGGACAAAGTACTTTACCTGCCGGGCTATGAAATCTCCCCGGAAGACCATAGCGCACTTTACAAGGTGACCAAGGTATGGATAAGTACCCACAAAGGAGGCAAAGCATGA
- a CDS encoding VWA domain-containing protein, whose translation MIEFAYPWVFILTVLPFIINRAPLYYISKRMALRISFKEDIDAAMESRQEVSGISRATKGEKFLLFILYVLVLSALAKPNLIGEPVTKDVSQRELLISVDLSGSMMTKDFVNKEGKAIDRLEAVKMVLRDFLKERKGEKIGLILFGNAAFVQAPFTQDLDALEHLLDSLRVGMAGPQTAMGDSIGLAVKMFRESNVTDRMLIVMSDGDDTGSKVPPKTSAELAAKNGVNVFTIGIGDPKNAGEHPIDTDTLKEIAAITGGKFYYAWNLDDLQDIYKQIDKLKPKEIKVLSYRPVKELFAYPLLAAILLLLLQGAWVFWQHKRRGA comes from the coding sequence ATGATAGAATTTGCCTACCCCTGGGTCTTTATACTGACCGTTCTGCCTTTCATCATCAACAGGGCACCGCTCTATTACATTTCCAAAAGAATGGCGCTGCGCATCAGCTTTAAAGAGGACATCGATGCGGCGATGGAGAGTAGGCAGGAGGTCAGCGGTATCTCAAGGGCGACCAAAGGAGAGAAGTTCCTTCTCTTCATTCTTTACGTTCTGGTGCTGAGCGCATTGGCCAAACCAAACCTCATAGGCGAACCCGTCACCAAGGATGTATCGCAAAGAGAGCTGCTCATCTCCGTGGACCTCTCAGGCTCTATGATGACCAAGGATTTCGTCAACAAAGAGGGCAAGGCCATTGATCGTCTCGAAGCGGTCAAGATGGTACTGCGCGATTTCCTGAAAGAACGCAAAGGTGAAAAGATAGGGCTGATCCTTTTCGGAAATGCCGCATTTGTCCAGGCACCTTTTACCCAGGACCTTGATGCACTCGAACACCTGCTCGACAGCCTGCGTGTCGGCATGGCCGGGCCGCAGACCGCAATGGGGGACTCCATAGGGCTGGCTGTGAAAATGTTTCGTGAAAGCAACGTGACAGACCGTATGCTCATCGTGATGAGCGACGGAGATGATACGGGCTCCAAAGTGCCTCCGAAGACCTCGGCCGAGCTCGCGGCAAAGAACGGGGTGAATGTCTTTACCATCGGCATCGGTGATCCCAAGAACGCCGGAGAGCATCCTATCGACACGGATACACTTAAAGAGATCGCAGCCATTACCGGTGGCAAATTCTACTATGCCTGGAACCTTGATGACCTTCAGGATATCTACAAGCAGATAGACAAGCTCAAACCCAAGGAGATCAAAGTGTTGAGCTACAGGCCGGTCAAAGAACTCTTTGCCTATCCGCTGCTGGCAGCGATCCTGCTGCTGCTTTTACAGGGTGCGTGGGTCTTCTGGCAGCATAAAAGGAGGGGTGCATGA
- a CDS encoding VWA domain-containing protein codes for MSFFEAFHFLRPEWLLLLIPSWALVYWLLKNQDDMGKWQKIINPKLLKHLLLNPDRQHSKIAAPWHLGAVLTLMVLAVSGPSWKLKPNPFADDLTRVVLVQKVAPSMLTTDITPTRLARAGIKMQDLLGLRKDTAAALVAYSGTAHLVLPATKDHMILKSFAQALEPAIMPMEGDNLQDALLLAGKELKDQSGTIIILIDAVSPSAVQAALKAGFPKSQKVIFWRIASKELSSPQEFERAASLIDGEYVGYTPDMQDVKTIDEMIEKHFHNAHKEDATRYEDGGYVLVPLIFLLLILWARQGFIAELWRVS; via the coding sequence ATGAGTTTCTTTGAAGCTTTTCATTTCCTAAGACCAGAGTGGCTCCTGCTGCTCATCCCCTCCTGGGCACTGGTCTACTGGCTGCTGAAAAATCAGGACGACATGGGGAAATGGCAGAAGATCATCAATCCCAAGCTGCTGAAACATTTGCTGCTCAACCCCGACAGGCAGCATTCCAAAATCGCCGCTCCATGGCATCTGGGCGCAGTACTGACCCTGATGGTACTGGCAGTGAGCGGACCAAGCTGGAAACTCAAACCCAACCCCTTCGCCGATGACCTGACCAGGGTCGTGCTGGTACAGAAGGTGGCGCCAAGTATGCTGACCACCGACATCACCCCTACACGTCTGGCCAGAGCCGGCATCAAAATGCAGGATCTCTTGGGACTGAGAAAAGATACGGCCGCGGCGCTCGTCGCCTACAGCGGTACGGCTCACCTGGTACTGCCCGCCACCAAAGACCACATGATCCTAAAAAGCTTCGCCCAGGCACTGGAACCTGCCATTATGCCGATGGAGGGAGACAATCTGCAGGACGCGCTCCTGCTGGCGGGCAAAGAGCTCAAGGACCAGAGCGGTACGATCATCATACTGATAGATGCCGTCAGTCCCTCCGCTGTCCAGGCAGCACTGAAGGCAGGCTTTCCCAAGTCGCAAAAGGTGATCTTCTGGCGTATCGCATCCAAAGAGCTCTCGAGCCCTCAGGAGTTTGAACGTGCCGCATCACTGATAGACGGTGAGTATGTAGGCTACACACCCGATATGCAGGATGTCAAAACCATTGACGAAATGATAGAGAAGCACTTTCACAACGCACACAAAGAAGATGCCACACGCTATGAAGATGGCGGGTATGTGCTGGTGCCGTTGATCTTCCTGCTGCTGATTCTGTGGGCAAGACAGGGCTTCATCGCCGAACTGTGGAGGGTCTCATGA
- a CDS encoding tetratricopeptide repeat protein codes for MRMYFKYNPTLIPFAVIALLSVLWLFFGYNGSVSGLFITPDQAGQRAYNKGEYKKAAALFENSDWKGAALFRAGEFKKAKAIYQTRTSKEGKFNLGNTLVMLGLYDNAIKAYELALKIDPDFKEAQENLVIAEARKKLKEVENSGEEGVGKLGADKIVFDNKENKGVEVEERGEVQSAQNNPQWLDRLQTGPKEFLKNKFAFQYKFGEEKQ; via the coding sequence ATGAGAATGTATTTCAAGTATAATCCGACACTGATACCCTTCGCCGTTATAGCGCTTCTTAGCGTACTGTGGCTTTTTTTTGGGTACAACGGCAGCGTTTCGGGGCTCTTTATCACACCTGACCAGGCGGGACAGCGTGCCTACAACAAAGGTGAATACAAAAAGGCCGCTGCTCTTTTTGAGAACAGTGACTGGAAAGGTGCCGCCCTCTTCAGGGCAGGCGAGTTCAAAAAAGCCAAAGCCATTTACCAGACACGTACTTCCAAAGAGGGCAAGTTCAACCTTGGGAATACACTGGTGATGCTGGGACTCTATGACAATGCCATCAAGGCATACGAGCTTGCACTTAAGATCGATCCGGACTTTAAGGAAGCGCAGGAGAACCTTGTCATCGCCGAAGCCCGAAAGAAACTCAAAGAGGTAGAAAACAGCGGCGAAGAGGGTGTAGGGAAACTGGGTGCGGACAAGATCGTCTTTGACAACAAGGAGAACAAAGGTGTAGAGGTCGAGGAGAGAGGCGAAGTACAATCCGCGCAGAATAATCCACAGTGGCTTGACAGGCTTCAAACGGGTCCCAAAGAGTTCCTGAAGAACAAATTCGCGTTCCAGTACAAGTTCGGGGAGGAGAAGCAATGA
- a CDS encoding BatD family protein — MKKLLLLWALMSLMLFAAEGAIKGDFKVSVAPYEKLYTSEKVVVNIELLSSAFSITDAKIGLENTADYIVQAPKSAGYLQTIEVDGEEWQKVHYEYALYPLRSGTLEIKPFKISFSASMGYGQKKEHFTFTTEPLQLRVDMQTGVKKGSFVLSTEEYRVTSKLKPAKHKLIVGNALEFTVTQQAKGVPDILLPAVHYRSSPLLRVYDKEPLLKEDLKGKYDASRMDRFTFVAMQEGNITLEAHTLLWWDSKNEKIKRETVPAISLEISTDPQIAIDAQKKARHKLMLTAGAIFLLLLIMAVILYPRIQCYISEYRHRYEESEKGKFDTLIKTLHKASIREVYGAFYRWLECVDVQLARVGFVKLRRDYPEFTDTLDDFENALARQDETLDKRKLEEMFKHLREQLLVSKQLKNNGLAKTINP, encoded by the coding sequence ATGAAAAAGCTGCTACTGCTCTGGGCTCTGATGAGTCTGATGCTCTTTGCTGCCGAAGGGGCGATCAAAGGCGATTTCAAAGTGTCTGTCGCGCCTTATGAGAAGCTTTACACGTCCGAGAAAGTCGTTGTCAACATAGAACTGCTCAGCAGTGCCTTCTCCATTACCGACGCGAAAATAGGGTTGGAGAATACGGCAGACTACATTGTACAGGCACCCAAAAGCGCGGGCTACCTTCAGACCATAGAAGTTGACGGAGAAGAGTGGCAGAAGGTACACTATGAGTACGCCCTCTATCCACTTCGCAGCGGCACTTTGGAGATCAAACCTTTCAAGATCAGCTTCTCCGCCTCCATGGGGTACGGACAGAAGAAAGAGCACTTCACCTTTACCACCGAACCGTTGCAACTGCGTGTAGATATGCAAACAGGAGTCAAAAAAGGCAGCTTCGTACTCTCTACAGAGGAGTACCGGGTCACTTCCAAGCTCAAACCCGCAAAACACAAACTCATTGTGGGCAATGCCCTGGAATTCACCGTTACACAGCAAGCCAAAGGCGTACCGGACATACTCCTGCCTGCCGTGCACTACCGTTCTTCACCGCTGCTGCGCGTCTATGACAAAGAGCCTCTGCTCAAGGAGGACCTCAAAGGAAAGTATGACGCCTCCAGAATGGACCGGTTCACCTTCGTCGCCATGCAGGAGGGGAACATTACCCTGGAGGCGCACACACTGCTGTGGTGGGACAGCAAAAATGAGAAGATCAAAAGAGAGACCGTCCCGGCCATAAGCCTGGAGATCAGCACTGACCCACAGATCGCCATCGACGCCCAAAAGAAAGCCCGTCACAAACTGATGCTGACCGCCGGTGCGATATTCCTGTTACTACTCATCATGGCTGTGATCCTCTACCCAAGGATCCAATGTTACATCAGCGAATACAGACACCGATACGAAGAGAGTGAAAAAGGGAAGTTCGATACCCTGATCAAAACACTTCACAAAGCGTCCATACGGGAAGTTTATGGCGCATTCTACCGCTGGCTTGAGTGTGTGGATGTGCAGTTGGCAAGAGTCGGATTTGTCAAACTCCGAAGGGACTATCCGGAGTTCACGGACACATTGGACGACTTCGAGAACGCATTGGCCAGGCAGGATGAAACATTGGATAAAAGAAAGCTCGAAGAGATGTTCAAGCACTTAAGAGAACAACTGCTTGTCAGCAAACAGCTCAAGAACAACGGTCTGGCAAAAACGATCAATCCATAA
- a CDS encoding DUF4136 domain-containing protein, whose product MSKLLKTAIAAVMITGLTGCVSTNDIKVETVKSEKANLKGYKTYEIIKESGAVDTTKKDPALKGVDVDAGIKKMIKETLAKKGKTEVKADPDFYVAYLFGTDMDALEIKLDKEGATTIKNVPAAAMVLMLVDADTGSILWMSTAEADYKNLPIEAKRERMKYAIEKMLKGL is encoded by the coding sequence ATGTCAAAACTCTTAAAAACAGCGATCGCGGCAGTGATGATCACCGGACTGACAGGCTGCGTCTCAACAAACGATATCAAAGTGGAGACCGTCAAATCCGAAAAAGCGAACCTCAAAGGATACAAGACCTATGAGATTATCAAAGAGAGCGGGGCGGTCGATACGACCAAGAAAGATCCGGCACTCAAAGGTGTCGATGTAGATGCCGGTATAAAAAAGATGATCAAAGAGACGCTGGCGAAAAAGGGAAAAACGGAAGTCAAGGCCGACCCTGACTTCTATGTGGCGTATCTCTTCGGTACGGATATGGACGCTTTGGAGATCAAACTCGATAAGGAGGGGGCAACAACGATCAAAAACGTGCCTGCAGCCGCTATGGTCCTCATGCTCGTGGATGCCGATACCGGCTCCATCCTCTGGATGTCCACTGCCGAAGCAGACTATAAGAACCTGCCGATCGAAGCAAAACGCGAGCGCATGAAATACGCGATCGAAAAAATGCTCAAGGGGCTGTAA
- a CDS encoding multiheme c-type cytochrome: MKKNLLMLLLSGPLFAGNNATYIGDKTCSACHTKEVHEWQGSDHANAMMVADENSVKADFNNTTFDYHGIISTFYRKEGKFMVRTDGPDGKLHDYEIAYTFGIYPLQQYMIKFPGGRIQVLDPTWDNRSREEGGQRWYHIHADENVTAGDVLHWTGPNMNWNYMCADCHSTDLKKNYDEKSRSYHTTWSSINVSCEACHGPASIHLDWTQNQELNISNKGFPLSLKYKAGKWDINSTSHRTTLTDKEIEVCAKCHSRRSQLDDDFTPGDKFSDHYLAVLLDEGLYFPDGKIEDEVYVYDSFLQSKMYAKGVTCTDCHNPHTLKRRAAGDRVCFQCHSEKRYTATSHHKHKEGSSGSSCVSCHMPARTYMGVDSRNDHSFRIPRPDISVEMKEVPNACNLCHTDKTAKWAADAVKKWYGKIPVGKQNFSHALQALRTNAQDAPKTLYAVLTSNAPDIAKATVTAYLGNYPSKQTYTTTLQMLRRSDAKVRRAALQALEAFPPKLRMKQTFEMLQDPIKIVRIEAARQLSTFPLGKVDSDTARILEKAFDEYEKTLLFTAERPESQLSLGVFYSNRKMPGKAEKAYKEALRLQPQFVPGYINYSNFLLQQGKNREAFDILKKGLALLPKMGVLHHALGLWYVRNKESGKALEELRKALELSPDNARFAYVYAVALAENDPKKAIEVLEKAYKRHRGDQQIVSALRYYYKQTGDTEKSKLYEEKLKALQKVSVR, encoded by the coding sequence ATGAAAAAAAATCTCTTGATGCTGCTGCTTTCCGGCCCACTCTTCGCGGGTAATAATGCGACATACATCGGTGACAAAACCTGTAGTGCCTGTCATACCAAAGAGGTGCACGAATGGCAGGGGTCTGACCATGCCAATGCAATGATGGTAGCGGACGAGAACTCGGTCAAAGCAGACTTCAACAACACGACTTTCGACTATCACGGCATCATCTCTACCTTCTACAGAAAAGAGGGCAAGTTCATGGTGCGTACCGACGGGCCCGACGGGAAACTGCATGACTATGAGATCGCCTATACTTTCGGTATCTACCCGCTGCAGCAGTACATGATAAAGTTTCCGGGCGGCAGGATACAGGTACTCGACCCTACCTGGGACAACCGGAGCAGAGAGGAAGGCGGGCAACGATGGTACCACATTCATGCCGATGAGAATGTGACAGCCGGGGATGTGCTGCACTGGACGGGGCCGAATATGAACTGGAACTATATGTGTGCAGACTGCCACTCCACGGACCTGAAAAAGAACTACGATGAAAAAAGCAGGTCATACCATACGACCTGGAGCAGCATCAATGTCTCCTGCGAAGCCTGTCATGGTCCTGCCTCCATACATTTGGACTGGACGCAGAACCAGGAATTGAACATCTCCAACAAAGGCTTTCCTCTCTCTTTGAAATACAAAGCAGGCAAGTGGGATATCAACAGCACCTCTCACAGGACAACCTTGACGGACAAAGAGATAGAAGTCTGTGCAAAATGCCACTCAAGACGTTCGCAGCTCGACGATGATTTCACTCCCGGCGACAAATTCTCGGACCACTACCTCGCAGTTTTACTTGATGAGGGGCTCTATTTTCCTGACGGAAAAATAGAGGATGAGGTCTATGTCTACGACTCCTTTCTGCAGAGCAAGATGTATGCAAAGGGAGTGACCTGCACCGACTGCCACAACCCGCATACCCTGAAACGCAGGGCGGCAGGTGACAGGGTCTGTTTCCAGTGCCATAGCGAAAAGCGTTATACGGCGACCTCACACCATAAACACAAAGAGGGAAGCAGCGGAAGTTCATGTGTAAGCTGTCACATGCCGGCACGCACCTATATGGGGGTGGACAGCCGCAACGACCATTCGTTCCGTATTCCGAGACCGGACATTTCCGTAGAAATGAAAGAGGTGCCCAATGCCTGTAATCTCTGCCATACGGACAAAACAGCCAAATGGGCTGCTGACGCCGTGAAAAAATGGTACGGAAAGATACCAGTAGGCAAACAGAACTTTTCCCATGCACTGCAGGCACTACGGACAAATGCCCAGGATGCCCCCAAAACACTGTATGCTGTACTGACGAGTAACGCTCCGGACATTGCCAAAGCGACCGTCACTGCCTACCTGGGGAACTACCCTTCGAAACAGACCTATACAACCACCCTGCAGATGCTGAGACGCTCGGATGCCAAAGTACGCAGAGCGGCGCTGCAGGCACTGGAGGCTTTCCCCCCGAAACTGCGGATGAAACAGACCTTTGAAATGCTTCAGGACCCTATCAAGATCGTCAGGATAGAAGCAGCACGGCAACTCTCGACATTCCCTCTGGGAAAAGTAGACAGTGACACTGCCCGGATACTCGAAAAGGCCTTTGACGAATATGAAAAGACTCTCCTGTTCACTGCCGAACGTCCGGAGTCTCAACTGTCACTGGGGGTATTCTACAGCAATCGGAAAATGCCGGGAAAAGCGGAAAAGGCCTATAAAGAAGCCCTTCGTCTGCAACCACAGTTCGTGCCGGGCTACATCAACTACAGCAATTTTTTACTGCAGCAGGGGAAAAACAGAGAAGCTTTCGACATTCTGAAAAAAGGACTTGCACTGTTGCCGAAAATGGGCGTATTGCATCATGCACTCGGTCTATGGTATGTGCGCAACAAGGAATCCGGCAAAGCGCTGGAGGAACTCAGGAAAGCTTTGGAACTTTCACCGGACAATGCCCGTTTCGCCTACGTCTATGCTGTAGCCCTGGCGGAAAATGACCCGAAAAAAGCCATTGAAGTACTTGAAAAAGCCTATAAAAGGCACCGTGGAGACCAACAAATCGTCTCTGCGTTACGCTATTACTACAAACAGACGGGCGATACGGAAAAAAGCAAACTGTACGAGGAGAAGCTTAAAGCGCTGCAGAAGGTTTCCGTACGTTAG
- a CDS encoding citrate synthase: protein MNKATVTLTDNRSGQSYEYDIMDGTRGPSVVDLRSFFADTGMFTYDPGYTSTASCSSQITFIDGAKGELRYRGIPIEKLATEHSYLETCYLLLNGELPSKEALQDFDLELRHRAYIHENLRLLFDAFPNNAHPMATLSATITALASFHKEHLTLDNDADYHTMASRLLAKMPTIAAFAYRHSLGIPFIQPDIDLSFTKNFLTMMRAYPGGKMHLGPNGHEEIKEVEVRALDTIFTLHADHEQNASTTVVRGVASTGAHPYVAISSGIAALWGRAHGGANESVIAQLEMIGSVENVEKYIARAKDPDDDFRLMGFGHRVYKNFDPRAKILKTLQDELKEELQLDSRLMEIAGKIEEIALRDEYFVSRNLYPNIDFYTGIILTALQIPKNMFTPIFVIGRTVGWITQWIEFKKDPQSKIARPRQLYTGA, encoded by the coding sequence ATGAATAAAGCAACGGTCACACTCACGGATAACAGAAGCGGACAAAGTTATGAATATGACATCATGGACGGGACACGCGGCCCTTCAGTGGTGGACTTGCGGAGTTTTTTTGCCGATACGGGTATGTTTACCTACGATCCGGGGTATACCTCTACGGCAAGCTGTTCTTCCCAGATCACTTTTATTGACGGTGCAAAGGGGGAGCTTCGGTACCGGGGCATACCTATCGAGAAACTGGCGACGGAACACAGCTATCTGGAGACCTGTTATCTACTTTTGAACGGAGAACTTCCCTCGAAAGAGGCTTTGCAGGATTTCGACCTTGAACTGCGCCACCGCGCCTACATTCATGAAAACCTGCGGCTTCTCTTCGATGCGTTTCCGAACAATGCGCATCCCATGGCTACCCTTTCGGCAACTATCACTGCACTGGCCTCCTTCCACAAGGAGCATCTCACTCTCGACAACGATGCGGACTATCATACCATGGCCAGCCGACTCCTTGCAAAGATGCCGACCATCGCCGCCTTTGCCTACCGGCATTCGCTGGGCATTCCCTTCATCCAGCCCGATATCGACCTGAGCTTCACGAAAAATTTCCTGACGATGATGCGCGCCTATCCGGGAGGGAAGATGCACCTTGGCCCCAATGGCCATGAGGAGATCAAAGAGGTCGAGGTCAGGGCACTCGACACCATCTTCACCCTGCATGCCGACCATGAACAGAATGCTTCGACTACGGTGGTAAGGGGAGTAGCTTCCACCGGGGCGCACCCTTACGTCGCCATCTCTTCGGGGATCGCTGCACTGTGGGGGCGTGCGCACGGAGGTGCGAACGAGTCGGTCATTGCACAGCTTGAGATGATCGGTTCGGTTGAGAATGTGGAAAAATACATTGCCAGAGCCAAGGACCCCGATGACGACTTCAGGCTGATGGGATTCGGACACCGCGTCTACAAGAACTTCGACCCGCGTGCAAAGATACTCAAAACACTGCAGGATGAGCTCAAAGAAGAACTTCAGCTCGACTCGCGCCTGATGGAGATCGCAGGGAAGATAGAAGAGATCGCCCTGCGCGACGAGTACTTCGTCTCAAGGAACCTCTACCCCAATATCGACTTCTACACCGGTATCATCCTGACGGCACTCCAGATCCCGAAAAATATGTTCACGCCGATTTTTGTCATCGGAAGAACGGTGGGGTGGATCACGCAGTGGATCGAGTTCAAAAAGGACCCTCAGTCGAAGATCGCCAGACCGAGACAGCTCTATACCGGAGCATGA
- a CDS encoding pyrimidine/purine nucleoside phosphorylase: protein MKQFENVNVELEGNSYFDGAVTSRTVNFPDGSRKTLGFMLPGEYEFGTAAAELMEITSGELDVKLPGSDEWLSIKGGESFNVPADSKFQVKVKRVTDYCCSYL from the coding sequence ATGAAACAATTTGAAAATGTAAATGTAGAACTTGAAGGCAACAGCTATTTTGACGGAGCTGTCACAAGCCGTACGGTCAACTTCCCAGACGGCAGCAGAAAAACACTTGGTTTCATGCTTCCCGGCGAGTACGAGTTCGGTACAGCCGCTGCAGAACTTATGGAGATCACCTCCGGTGAACTCGATGTTAAACTGCCGGGCAGTGACGAATGGCTCAGCATCAAGGGCGGAGAATCTTTCAACGTACCGGCAGACAGCAAGTTCCAGGTAAAAGTAAAGCGCGTGACGGATTACTGCTGCAGCTATTTGTAA
- a CDS encoding ribonucleotide-diphosphate reductase subunit beta, whose protein sequence is MLRKKIYNPESEERTSDRKIFGGDPTGIFELNDIKYQWAYNLWEMMLNNTWFPKEVDMTRDVNDYKRLTDAEKQAYDKVLAQLIFMDSLQTNNIIDNLNPFITAPEVNLILVRQAFEEALHSQSYAVMVDSISTNSEEIYELWRRDMKLKSKNDAIAKVYEELSENPTDENIVKAMFANQILEGIYFYSGFTYLYTLARSDKMLGTAQMIRFIQRDEVTHLLLFQNMINATKRERPELFTKELIDDVYQMFRDAVKLECEWGTYITQGQILGLTNEIIEQYIQYLADKRLHAVGLEKIYNVEHPIKWVDNFSQFNDQKTNFFEGNVTNYSKGSLDLDDF, encoded by the coding sequence ATGTTACGTAAAAAGATATATAACCCAGAATCCGAAGAGAGAACCAGTGACAGGAAGATCTTCGGCGGTGACCCTACAGGGATATTTGAACTCAATGATATCAAATACCAGTGGGCATACAACCTCTGGGAGATGATGCTCAACAATACCTGGTTCCCCAAAGAGGTGGACATGACAAGAGATGTCAACGACTATAAACGGTTGACAGATGCCGAGAAACAGGCTTACGACAAAGTGCTTGCACAGCTGATCTTTATGGACTCTTTACAGACCAACAATATCATTGACAACCTAAACCCCTTCATTACTGCTCCTGAGGTCAACCTCATTCTGGTAAGGCAGGCATTCGAAGAAGCGTTGCACTCACAAAGCTATGCGGTCATGGTTGACAGTATTTCCACCAACTCCGAAGAGATCTACGAACTTTGGCGAAGAGACATGAAGCTCAAGTCCAAGAATGACGCCATTGCAAAAGTTTATGAGGAACTGTCCGAGAATCCTACAGATGAGAATATCGTCAAAGCGATGTTCGCCAACCAGATCCTTGAGGGGATCTACTTCTACAGCGGATTTACCTACCTTTATACCTTGGCACGTTCGGACAAGATGCTCGGAACCGCTCAGATGATCCGTTTCATCCAGAGAGATGAGGTGACACACCTGCTGCTCTTCCAGAATATGATCAATGCAACGAAAAGAGAGCGCCCTGAACTTTTCACCAAAGAGTTGATAGACGACGTGTACCAGATGTTCAGAGATGCTGTCAAGCTGGAATGCGAATGGGGCACCTATATCACTCAGGGACAGATACTGGGCCTGACCAATGAGATCATCGAGCAGTATATCCAGTACCTTGCCGACAAAAGACTGCATGCCGTGGGGCTTGAAAAGATCTATAATGTGGAACATCCCATCAAATGGGTTGACAATTTCTCGCAATTCAATGACCAGAAGACCAACTTCTTTGAGGGGAATGTAACCAACTACTCCAAAGGAAGTCTGGATCTGGACGACTTTTAG
- a CDS encoding carbon-nitrogen hydrolase family protein yields MFSRIPKTMEAVVLQLPSKKRYQENLDKLIELIGLHHDKQIIVAPEVCLTAYDYEHLETAAMFSAKALKTLKKEINEQILVLTLILKEGDEYVNQAVVIHQHKVVHRQNKVKLFKLGDEDLYLQAGREKKIKPFEIDGVKYALLICFELRFKDLWKRIEGADIVLVTARWGKQRKLHLEILSRALAVMNQCYVLLSNSADSDMAKSSAIIAPNGNVVMDDSKEAVEGTVDFREIKKMRRYIVMD; encoded by the coding sequence ATGTTCAGCAGAATACCAAAGACCATGGAAGCCGTTGTCCTACAGCTTCCCAGTAAAAAACGCTATCAGGAAAATCTTGACAAGCTGATCGAACTGATCGGCCTGCATCACGACAAGCAGATCATTGTAGCGCCCGAAGTCTGTCTCACCGCCTATGATTACGAACATTTGGAAACAGCAGCCATGTTCTCTGCCAAGGCACTTAAAACACTGAAAAAAGAGATCAATGAACAGATCCTTGTACTCACACTGATCCTCAAAGAGGGTGACGAGTATGTCAATCAGGCCGTGGTGATCCATCAACACAAAGTCGTACACAGACAGAACAAGGTCAAACTTTTCAAACTTGGAGACGAAGACCTCTATCTTCAGGCCGGAAGAGAAAAGAAGATCAAACCTTTTGAGATCGACGGGGTGAAATATGCCCTGCTGATCTGCTTTGAACTGCGTTTCAAGGATCTGTGGAAACGCATAGAGGGTGCCGATATTGTGCTGGTAACTGCCAGATGGGGCAAACAGCGCAAACTACACCTCGAGATACTTTCACGGGCCCTGGCAGTGATGAATCAGTGCTATGTCCTCCTCTCCAACAGTGCCGACAGCGATATGGCAAAATCATCTGCCATCATTGCTCCCAACGGCAATGTGGTCATGGATGACAGCAAAGAAGCCGTCGAAGGCACCGTTGATTTCAGGGAAATAAAGAAGATGCGCCGATACATCGTAATGGATTAA